In Acidobacteriota bacterium, the following proteins share a genomic window:
- a CDS encoding beta-lactamase family protein: MHRPRPGRYLVLTLLALASAAPVLAQPTSRATGDTPYFPPADPIWERRAPAGVGMSQAAIDEAIAFANANESKMPRDLAVAHYLQWAREPYDAPLGPFRPRGEVTGLIIRHGYVVAEWGEPRRVDLTYSVTKSFLSSVVGLAVDRGLIRDVHDRVRDYVPTDHFDSPHNAKITWDHLLRQTSDWEGTLWGKPDWADRPQGEALEWMTRPRHEPGTVYKYNDVRVNLLALSALQVWRQPLPQVLRTHLMDPIGASNTWRWYGYENSWVELDGQKVQSVSGGAHWGGGLFISAFDQARFGLLTLRGGRWENRQILSNRWIELARTPTGPQPTYGVMNWFLNTDRKLLPSAPATAFYHAGAGANIIYVDPEHDLVVVVRWIDSQALDGLVSRVLAAITGASR, from the coding sequence ATGCACCGACCGCGCCCTGGCCGATACCTGGTTCTCACCCTGCTCGCCCTGGCCTCCGCCGCGCCCGTCCTGGCGCAGCCCACCTCACGCGCGACGGGCGATACGCCGTACTTCCCCCCCGCAGACCCGATCTGGGAGCGACGCGCGCCGGCCGGCGTCGGCATGAGCCAGGCGGCGATCGACGAGGCCATCGCATTTGCGAACGCCAACGAGTCGAAGATGCCGCGCGACCTCGCCGTGGCGCACTACCTCCAGTGGGCACGCGAGCCCTACGACGCGCCCCTCGGCCCGTTCAGGCCGCGCGGCGAGGTGACCGGCCTCATCATCCGGCACGGCTACGTCGTCGCCGAGTGGGGCGAGCCGCGCCGGGTCGACCTTACCTACAGCGTCACGAAGAGCTTCCTCTCGTCAGTCGTCGGTCTCGCCGTGGATCGCGGCCTCATTCGCGACGTCCACGACCGCGTACGCGACTACGTGCCCACCGATCACTTCGACTCGCCGCACAATGCGAAGATCACCTGGGACCACCTCCTGCGCCAGACGAGCGACTGGGAAGGCACGCTCTGGGGCAAGCCCGACTGGGCCGATCGGCCTCAGGGCGAGGCGCTCGAGTGGATGACGCGGCCACGCCACGAGCCGGGGACCGTCTACAAGTACAACGACGTCCGCGTGAACCTGCTGGCGCTCTCGGCGCTGCAGGTCTGGCGGCAGCCGTTGCCGCAGGTGCTGCGGACACACCTCATGGACCCGATTGGCGCGTCGAACACGTGGCGCTGGTACGGCTACGAGAACTCGTGGGTGGAGCTCGATGGCCAGAAGGTGCAGTCGGTGAGCGGCGGCGCCCACTGGGGCGGCGGGCTGTTCATCAGCGCCTTCGACCAGGCCCGGTTCGGGCTGCTGACGCTGCGAGGTGGGCGGTGGGAGAACCGGCAGATCCTGTCGAACCGCTGGATCGAGCTGGCCCGCACACCAACCGGACCGCAGCCGACCTACGGCGTCATGAACTGGTTCCTGAACACCGACCGGAAGCTGCTGCCGAGCGCGCCTGCGACCGCCTTCTACCACGCCGGCGCCGGGGCGAACATCATCTACGTCGACCCGGAGCACGACCTCGTCGTCGTGGTGCGCTGGATCGACAGTCAGGCGCTCGACGGACTGGTGTCGAGAGTGCTCGCAGCGATCACGGGGGCGTCACGGTAG
- a CDS encoding HAMP domain-containing histidine kinase produces MRRKRSLRIITSYVLSLVVAIAMLVVWVVYVVTSVSQINELATRLGGTGTTYHWIVLAIGCVLFGLLITGLTIQLAQAMSERRYSSKQEEFVSNITHELKSPLAAIKLHAQTLEAPDLSAAHRARSVDFILQQADRMDTLVDNMLESSRLAARKKRTDTEPVALASFFATYFDHARTAVEGRGVQLSVDVRTNASVVTTTDALQRVMTNLIDNAVRFSARGGEVRCLVRDEDHRVHIEVQDEGIGIPRAELKKVFDRFYQIGREISGRRGGTGLGLSIVSGLVREMRGSVRAEPNAGRPGTTFVVTLPAVRGQQ; encoded by the coding sequence ATGCGACGCAAACGCTCCCTCCGCATCATCACCAGCTACGTCCTGTCGCTGGTCGTCGCCATCGCGATGCTCGTCGTCTGGGTCGTCTACGTCGTCACGTCGGTGTCGCAGATTAACGAGCTGGCCACGCGTCTCGGCGGGACCGGCACGACCTATCACTGGATCGTCCTCGCGATCGGCTGCGTGCTCTTCGGCCTGCTCATCACCGGGCTCACCATCCAGCTCGCCCAGGCGATGTCGGAGCGCCGCTATTCGTCCAAGCAGGAGGAATTCGTCTCGAACATCACGCACGAGCTGAAGTCACCGCTTGCGGCCATCAAGCTGCACGCCCAGACGCTCGAGGCCCCCGATCTGTCCGCTGCCCACCGCGCCCGGTCGGTCGACTTCATCCTCCAGCAGGCCGACCGAATGGACACGCTCGTCGACAACATGCTCGAGAGCAGCCGCCTCGCCGCGCGGAAGAAACGGACCGACACCGAGCCCGTCGCGCTCGCGTCGTTCTTCGCGACCTACTTCGATCACGCGCGCACCGCCGTCGAGGGCCGTGGCGTGCAGCTGAGCGTCGACGTGAGGACGAACGCGTCGGTCGTCACGACCACGGACGCGCTGCAGCGCGTCATGACGAACCTCATCGACAACGCCGTTCGCTTCTCGGCCAGAGGCGGCGAGGTCCGCTGCCTCGTTCGCGACGAGGACCACCGCGTGCACATCGAGGTCCAGGACGAGGGGATCGGGATCCCGCGGGCGGAACTGAAGAAGGTGTTCGACCGGTTCTACCAGATCGGTCGTGAGATCTCAGGCCGCCGCGGCGGCACCGGCCTCGGGTTGTCGATCGTCTCGGGCCTCGTCAGGGAAATGCGTGGCTCGGTGCGCGCGGAGCCGAACGCCGGACGCCCGGGCACGACCTTCGTGGTCACGCTTCCCGCGGTGCGGGGGCAGCAGTGA
- a CDS encoding cytochrome c family protein has protein sequence MWTRILMVAAAASLALGGAMAAQAPQDPPAEAQGYVWDGACKDCHSAIHDAWSKTKHARSIDRLDSTQRQGGECIGCHVTGPKVPIRDEAGDMVNANIQCESCHGPGKAHAEAAAAGNPIPAGMTRKPPESLCKTCHNEKSPHYRGFYFQALVNLVHKH, from the coding sequence ATGTGGACCAGAATCCTGATGGTGGCCGCGGCGGCGTCTCTTGCGCTAGGGGGAGCCATGGCCGCGCAGGCTCCGCAAGACCCGCCCGCCGAGGCGCAAGGCTACGTATGGGACGGGGCGTGCAAGGACTGCCACTCGGCCATTCACGATGCCTGGAGCAAGACCAAGCACGCCCGGTCGATCGACCGGCTCGATTCGACGCAGCGCCAGGGCGGCGAGTGCATCGGGTGCCACGTGACCGGTCCCAAGGTCCCGATTCGCGACGAGGCCGGCGACATGGTCAACGCCAACATCCAGTGCGAGAGCTGTCACGGTCCGGGCAAGGCCCATGCCGAGGCGGCGGCGGCCGGCAACCCGATTCCCGCAGGGATGACCCGCAAACCCCCCGAGAGCCTGTGCAAGACCTGCCACAACGAGAAGAGCCCGCACTACCGCGGCTTCTACTTCCAGGCGCTCGTCAACCTCGTGCACAAGCACTGA
- a CDS encoding acyl-CoA desaturase encodes MSNESVARVQKVRWFYPTTWPFWGVHLAALLVFFVPFSWHLVWLCLGLYALRMFGVTGGYHRYFSHRTFRTSRPFQFVLALLGTLAMQKGPLWWAAHHRHHHRYSDIHGDVHSPGLEGFLWSHVGWILAEDYEATEVGKVPDLVKYPELEWLNRWHLVPGIALGVVLFLVGGLPALAWGLFLSTVMTWHATFMINSLTHMFGRRRYVTKDDSRNSLILALITMGEGWHNNHHYYQSSTRQGFFWWEIDLTYYALRALALVGLVWDLREPPKHVVEGHFREGLVSDKAA; translated from the coding sequence ATGTCCAACGAGTCCGTCGCGCGCGTCCAGAAGGTGCGGTGGTTCTATCCCACGACGTGGCCGTTCTGGGGCGTGCATCTCGCCGCCCTGCTGGTCTTCTTCGTGCCGTTCTCCTGGCACCTCGTCTGGCTGTGCCTCGGGCTCTATGCCCTGCGCATGTTCGGCGTGACCGGGGGCTATCACCGCTATTTCTCGCACCGGACGTTCAGGACCAGCCGGCCCTTCCAGTTCGTGCTCGCGCTCCTTGGCACCCTGGCCATGCAGAAGGGGCCGCTCTGGTGGGCGGCGCACCACCGGCACCACCACCGCTACAGCGACATCCACGGCGACGTGCACTCGCCGGGGCTGGAAGGGTTCCTGTGGTCGCACGTCGGCTGGATCCTCGCCGAGGACTACGAGGCCACCGAGGTGGGCAAGGTGCCCGATCTGGTGAAGTACCCCGAGCTCGAGTGGCTGAACCGGTGGCACCTCGTGCCGGGCATTGCCCTGGGCGTCGTGCTGTTCCTCGTGGGCGGCCTGCCTGCGCTCGCGTGGGGGCTCTTCCTGAGCACGGTCATGACGTGGCATGCCACCTTCATGATCAACAGCCTCACGCACATGTTCGGGCGTCGGCGGTACGTCACGAAGGACGACAGCCGCAACAGCCTCATTCTGGCGCTGATCACGATGGGCGAGGGGTGGCACAACAACCACCACTACTACCAGAGCTCGACGCGACAGGGATTCTTCTGGTGGGAGATCGATCTCACCTACTACGCGCTGCGTGCGCTGGCGCTCGTCGGCCTGGTGTGGGACCTTCGCGAGCCGCCGAAGCACGTCGTCGAGGGGCACTTCCGAGAGGGCCTGGTGAGCGACAAGGCGGCGTGA
- a CDS encoding YqgE/AlgH family protein, whose product MVPMGGRTRPENSLAPSLLVSMPQLTDPNFHRTVVLLCEHGREGAFGLVLNRPTDTVAAEAVRLTPPPLRDSGITLWVGGPVEPQRGWILMDADPDDDESVEVVGGLYLSTSPHVLRKLIETGPSRSRVLTGYAGWAAGQLDEEIAASAWLTADVDLDLVFDTPADQMWEATIRRLGADPGLLQMGQGVH is encoded by the coding sequence ATGGTGCCCATGGGTGGCCGCACGCGTCCGGAGAACTCGCTCGCGCCCTCGCTGCTCGTGTCGATGCCGCAGTTGACGGATCCGAACTTCCATCGGACCGTCGTCCTGCTCTGCGAGCATGGTCGAGAGGGGGCCTTCGGCCTCGTGTTGAACCGCCCCACCGACACCGTGGCTGCCGAGGCCGTCCGCCTGACCCCGCCGCCCCTGCGCGACTCCGGCATCACCCTGTGGGTCGGTGGTCCCGTGGAGCCGCAGCGCGGCTGGATTCTGATGGACGCCGATCCCGACGACGACGAGTCGGTGGAGGTCGTCGGCGGCCTGTACCTGTCCACCTCGCCGCACGTGCTCCGGAAGCTCATCGAAACCGGGCCCTCGCGAAGTCGCGTGCTGACCGGATACGCCGGCTGGGCCGCGGGTCAACTCGACGAAGAGATCGCCGCGTCGGCCTGGCTCACGGCCGACGTCGACCTCGACCTCGTGTTCGACACGCCGGCCGATCAGATGTGGGAGGCCACGATCAGGCGCCTCGGCGCCGATCCCGGCCTGCTCCAGATGGGGCAGGGCGTTCACTGA
- a CDS encoding M20/M25/M40 family metallo-hydrolase: protein MRTLAATSLTLVLAAPLSGGAQPGPGWLDAYREPATRLIDAALADDHAWQRLAELGDTFGARLSGSPNLEAAIQWAARTMEQDGLEQVRTEPVMVPVWVRGRESAEILEPVVRPLVMLGLGGSVATPPDGLIADALVVTSFDELDARADEVKGRIVVFNVPYTSYGPTVQYRLHGASRAARHGAVAMLVRSIGPMGLRTPHTGTLVYAPDSPAIPAAAIAAEDAEMLHRIQKRGQRLPIRLHMEAKYLPDAESANVVAELVGREFPNEVVVIGCHIDSWDVGTGASDDGGGCIAVWEAARLMKQLDLRPRRTVRVVLYTNEENGLRGGLAYRDRHLAQLADHVMMLESDIGVFAPAGFGFSGSDGARAIVTEIATLLRGIGADRIGPSGGGADIGPSVEAGRMPAMSLEVGGNYFLVHHTPADLVERIEPAEIAKCVAAIAVMTYVVADLPERLDRQ, encoded by the coding sequence GTGCGTACTCTTGCCGCCACGAGCCTCACCCTGGTCCTCGCCGCACCGCTCTCCGGCGGTGCGCAGCCCGGCCCCGGCTGGCTCGACGCCTACCGCGAGCCAGCGACGCGCCTCATCGACGCGGCGCTCGCCGACGATCACGCGTGGCAGCGGCTCGCCGAGCTCGGCGATACGTTCGGTGCGCGCCTGAGCGGCAGCCCGAACCTCGAGGCCGCCATCCAGTGGGCCGCACGGACCATGGAACAGGATGGTCTCGAGCAGGTGAGGACGGAGCCGGTGATGGTGCCCGTCTGGGTGCGTGGGCGCGAGAGCGCCGAGATCCTCGAGCCGGTCGTGCGCCCGCTCGTCATGCTCGGCCTCGGCGGCAGCGTCGCCACGCCACCCGATGGCCTCATCGCCGACGCCCTCGTGGTCACGAGCTTCGATGAGCTCGACGCCCGCGCCGACGAGGTCAAGGGGCGCATCGTCGTCTTCAACGTGCCGTACACGAGCTACGGGCCGACCGTGCAGTACCGGCTGCACGGCGCCTCGCGCGCGGCGCGCCACGGCGCCGTCGCGATGCTCGTGCGGTCCATCGGCCCCATGGGGCTGCGCACGCCCCATACCGGCACCCTCGTCTACGCGCCCGACTCGCCCGCCATTCCCGCGGCCGCCATCGCGGCCGAGGACGCGGAAATGCTCCACCGCATCCAGAAGCGTGGGCAGCGCCTTCCCATCAGGCTGCACATGGAGGCGAAGTATCTGCCCGACGCCGAGTCGGCCAACGTCGTCGCCGAGCTCGTCGGCCGCGAGTTCCCGAACGAGGTCGTGGTGATCGGCTGCCACATCGACTCGTGGGACGTCGGCACCGGCGCGAGCGACGATGGGGGCGGCTGCATTGCCGTCTGGGAGGCGGCGCGGCTGATGAAGCAGCTCGACCTGCGCCCTCGTCGTACCGTCCGCGTCGTCCTCTACACGAACGAAGAGAATGGCCTCCGCGGGGGTCTCGCGTACCGCGATCGGCACCTCGCGCAGCTCGCGGATCACGTCATGATGCTCGAGTCGGACATCGGCGTCTTCGCGCCGGCAGGCTTCGGCTTCTCGGGCAGCGACGGCGCACGCGCGATCGTCACCGAGATCGCGACGCTGCTCCGCGGCATCGGGGCCGACCGCATCGGGCCGTCGGGCGGCGGGGCCGATATCGGCCCGAGCGTCGAGGCCGGCCGCATGCCGGCGATGTCGCTCGAGGTCGGCGGCAACTACTTCCTCGTCCACCACACGCCCGCGGATCTCGTCGAGCGCATCGAGCCCGCCGAGATCGCGAAGTGCGTGGCCGCCATTGCAGTGATGACGTACGTGGTCGCGGACCTGCCCGAGCGGCTGGATCGGCAGTAG
- a CDS encoding response regulator transcription factor yields MSHAGTARILVVEDEDAIAQGLVLNLERKGYAVELARDGQAALDHAAASPFDLIVLDIRLPRVDGFEVCRRLRHDANFTPILMLTARDQPDDVVYGLKLGADDYLVKPFDLAELLARIEGLLRRRDWWRGATTTGGQPQPSRGTPADGEGRFVFGDYWVDFRTWEAQTRDGIVELSQKEVAVMKLFVSRPAEVITRRELLAEVWGLPNHPNTRVVDNVIVALRRAFEADAWRPRHIINVRGAGYRFVP; encoded by the coding sequence GTGAGCCACGCCGGTACTGCGCGCATTCTCGTGGTCGAGGACGAAGACGCCATTGCGCAGGGGCTGGTCCTCAACCTCGAGCGCAAGGGATACGCCGTCGAGCTCGCGCGCGATGGTCAGGCGGCCCTCGACCATGCCGCCGCGTCGCCGTTCGACTTGATCGTCCTCGACATCCGGTTGCCCCGCGTCGACGGCTTCGAGGTGTGCCGGCGCCTGCGGCACGACGCGAACTTCACGCCCATCCTCATGCTGACGGCGCGCGACCAGCCCGACGACGTGGTGTACGGCCTGAAGCTCGGGGCCGACGACTACCTGGTGAAGCCCTTCGACCTCGCCGAGCTGCTCGCGCGCATCGAGGGGCTGCTCCGGCGGCGCGACTGGTGGCGCGGTGCGACGACCACGGGTGGCCAGCCTCAGCCGTCTCGGGGCACGCCGGCCGACGGGGAGGGCCGCTTCGTCTTCGGCGACTACTGGGTCGACTTCCGCACGTGGGAAGCGCAGACCCGCGACGGGATCGTCGAATTGTCGCAGAAGGAAGTCGCCGTCATGAAGCTGTTCGTCTCGCGGCCCGCCGAGGTCATCACCCGGCGCGAGCTGCTCGCCGAGGTGTGGGGCCTGCCCAACCACCCGAACACTCGCGTCGTCGACAACGTGATCGTGGCGCTCAGGCGGGCCTTCGAGGCCGACGCCTGGCGACCGCGCCACATCATCAACGTACGCGGCGCTGGGTACCGGTTCGTCCCCTGA
- a CDS encoding PEGA domain-containing protein codes for MTWRPVAAQEPRWIGFVDRLGERVVTPEDGGGLVERLRIARALGTGAAFAASLESVRQRLESFVHPACLPVRRVEGPDDAGRVTLVSDHVDGTRLSCLLERASREGAPLPTGSVLHVLQGIVGALADLHAQWLGAFHGLLGIDRILLAPDGRVLLTEYIIGGALARHQSVSRADLWPVLGLAVPQLDDIPPFVPLTDHIQLGVVGLSLLLNRPLGPDEYPARIEALLDEARETDLVGQQAPLGASLRQWLARALLVSPDGPYPTLPALAQGLDALVGDDAEYVAVPIGLDVEPDPLELEPGTGILATDVDEGPLGRDIDLDSEGPADAWDAGRLAAGTADPYAVGHVGPAESFSAVDPGDLDGSLGASTHGDFARTPADVESDWRFDRGNLLDDEPPAAEPAEGLEVVRYGAVGGYDPQEFEVATVVAQTRASEMEEPHAETPVSPAPPTDAEPVAPPAWTPPPPPDPAPAPVAPRPAVTSSSTATDRKPDLLRHGDLYTALGFVEEPSSSTRPGPDSWPPVTPSRSWAPVARIAAALVVAMALGVGAWWSFAPGSAPAVGWLNIDSRPSGAEVVVDGHVRGRTPAVVELPAGMHLVELRGIGSPVLANLEVRAGEQSSEVVALRDDRADGTLAVETLPAGAEVHVDGELVGYAPVRAENLRPGEHVVLVRNGAAAVERRVTIEPAQTVDLSVPLSGWLAVTASLPLDVFDGEVRIGSSRERRLAVAAGRRHLVFLNEAVGFRLETDLDVAAGRVTNVPVSLPNGWVSVTSDVPADVRVDGKPVGRTPVPSLELPLGMHEVTVSHPRYGDQTFTVLVAIGTPTRVNATLGGTPVRGRTGTQRRVR; via the coding sequence ATGACTTGGCGTCCGGTGGCCGCCCAGGAGCCACGCTGGATCGGGTTCGTCGACAGGCTCGGAGAGCGGGTGGTCACCCCGGAGGACGGCGGTGGGCTCGTCGAGCGGCTCCGCATTGCCCGTGCGCTGGGGACGGGCGCGGCCTTCGCCGCATCGCTGGAGTCGGTCCGTCAGCGACTCGAGTCGTTCGTCCATCCCGCCTGCCTGCCGGTGCGCCGCGTCGAAGGGCCCGATGACGCGGGCCGCGTCACGCTGGTGTCCGACCACGTGGACGGGACCCGCCTGTCGTGCCTTCTCGAGCGAGCGTCGCGTGAGGGCGCGCCGCTGCCGACCGGCTCCGTGCTGCACGTGCTCCAGGGAATCGTCGGGGCGCTGGCCGACCTGCACGCGCAATGGTTGGGCGCGTTTCACGGCCTGCTCGGCATCGACCGGATCCTGCTCGCCCCTGACGGCCGTGTGCTGCTGACCGAGTACATCATCGGAGGAGCGCTCGCTCGCCACCAGTCGGTGTCACGCGCCGACCTCTGGCCCGTTCTCGGCCTCGCGGTTCCCCAACTCGACGACATCCCGCCATTCGTGCCGCTCACCGACCACATTCAGCTCGGGGTCGTCGGCCTGTCGCTCCTCCTCAACAGGCCTCTCGGTCCGGACGAGTATCCGGCCCGGATCGAGGCACTGCTCGACGAGGCGCGAGAAACGGATCTCGTTGGGCAGCAGGCGCCCCTTGGCGCGTCACTGCGTCAGTGGCTGGCCCGGGCGCTCCTCGTGTCGCCGGACGGACCCTACCCAACCCTGCCCGCGCTGGCACAGGGGCTCGATGCGCTCGTCGGCGACGACGCGGAGTACGTGGCGGTGCCGATTGGCCTCGATGTCGAGCCGGACCCGCTCGAGCTCGAGCCCGGCACGGGCATCCTGGCGACGGACGTCGACGAAGGCCCCCTGGGACGCGACATCGACCTCGACTCCGAGGGACCGGCCGACGCGTGGGACGCCGGGCGCCTCGCCGCCGGTACGGCCGATCCGTACGCGGTGGGCCATGTCGGCCCGGCCGAGTCGTTCAGCGCAGTCGACCCCGGTGACCTCGACGGGTCTCTCGGCGCGTCGACACACGGCGATTTCGCCCGAACCCCGGCCGACGTCGAGTCGGACTGGCGCTTCGATCGGGGCAACCTGCTCGACGACGAGCCGCCTGCGGCCGAGCCGGCCGAAGGGCTCGAGGTCGTACGGTACGGGGCGGTCGGGGGGTACGACCCCCAGGAATTCGAAGTGGCGACCGTCGTGGCCCAAACGCGGGCGTCCGAGATGGAGGAGCCGCACGCGGAGACGCCCGTGTCGCCGGCTCCGCCGACCGACGCCGAACCCGTCGCCCCGCCGGCCTGGACCCCGCCGCCCCCCCCGGATCCTGCTCCAGCACCGGTCGCGCCGCGGCCCGCCGTGACCTCGTCGTCGACGGCGACCGACCGAAAGCCCGACCTGCTGCGCCATGGCGACCTCTACACCGCGCTCGGCTTCGTGGAGGAACCGTCGAGCTCAACGCGCCCCGGACCGGACTCCTGGCCTCCCGTGACGCCGTCGCGGTCGTGGGCGCCAGTGGCTCGTATCGCGGCGGCCCTCGTCGTGGCGATGGCGCTCGGGGTGGGGGCCTGGTGGTCGTTCGCCCCTGGCAGCGCACCAGCGGTCGGCTGGCTCAATATCGATTCGCGTCCGAGCGGGGCCGAAGTGGTGGTCGACGGTCACGTCCGCGGGCGGACGCCTGCCGTCGTCGAACTGCCCGCGGGGATGCATCTTGTCGAGCTTCGGGGGATCGGCAGCCCGGTGCTGGCGAATCTCGAGGTCCGGGCCGGCGAGCAGTCATCCGAGGTCGTCGCGCTGCGCGACGATCGAGCTGATGGCACGCTGGCGGTCGAGACCCTGCCGGCAGGGGCCGAGGTCCACGTGGACGGGGAACTGGTCGGGTACGCCCCGGTCAGGGCCGAGAACCTGCGCCCGGGCGAGCACGTGGTGCTGGTGCGCAATGGCGCGGCCGCCGTGGAACGACGCGTGACGATCGAACCGGCGCAGACCGTCGACCTGTCGGTGCCCCTGTCGGGATGGCTGGCCGTGACCGCGTCGCTTCCGCTCGACGTCTTCGACGGTGAGGTGCGGATCGGCTCGAGCCGCGAGCGGCGTCTGGCCGTCGCCGCTGGACGGCGTCACCTGGTGTTTCTCAACGAAGCCGTGGGCTTTCGGCTGGAAACCGATCTCGACGTGGCAGCCGGGCGAGTGACGAACGTGCCCGTGTCGCTGCCGAACGGCTGGGTGTCGGTGACATCGGACGTCCCTGCCGACGTCAGGGTCGACGGCAAGCCGGTCGGGCGGACCCCCGTGCCCAGCCTCGAGCTGCCACTCGGCATGCACGAGGTCACCGTCTCTCACCCCCGGTACGGCGACCAGACGTTCACAGTCCTGGTGGCGATCGGGACGCCGACCCGGGTGAACGCGACCCTCGGCGGTACGCCGGTCAGGGGACGAACCGGTACCCAGCGCCGCGTACGTTGA